The Candidatus Thorarchaeota archaeon genome includes a window with the following:
- a CDS encoding aldo/keto reductase: protein MKYVTLGNTGLGVSRFILGSMQLGWLLNEKESFKLLDAALEAGINTIDTADIYSRWTDESYPGKSEEIIGRWMKERGVREDIILATKVRGEMSDKPNDKGLSRKHITEGARASLDRLQTDWIDLYWSHWPDEEVDQEVTLRAFDKLIDEGIVHHIGASNHTAAQIVESLWISDSRNLANYDAIQPPYSLARREEYEKYLHPVVKKYDLGVTPYSPLGGGFLTGKYSKEETPDSKRAESIEKRYATEENYRIVEELVRIGDNRGASIPQIALAWILTKESITAPIIGASSLDHLHDNLGALNIELSKEEKRALNDVSDWRDG from the coding sequence ATGAAATACGTCACATTAGGAAACACCGGTCTAGGCGTCTCCCGCTTCATTCTTGGAAGCATGCAGCTGGGTTGGCTCCTCAATGAGAAGGAGAGTTTCAAATTGCTGGATGCAGCTCTTGAAGCCGGAATCAACACCATTGATACAGCTGATATCTACTCCCGATGGACTGATGAATCATATCCAGGAAAATCAGAAGAGATCATCGGGAGGTGGATGAAAGAAAGAGGTGTACGAGAAGATATCATCTTGGCCACAAAGGTACGGGGAGAAATGAGCGATAAGCCAAATGACAAAGGGCTTTCACGAAAACACATCACTGAAGGGGCACGAGCCAGCTTGGATCGTCTTCAAACAGACTGGATAGATTTGTACTGGTCTCATTGGCCAGATGAGGAAGTAGACCAAGAGGTTACACTTCGGGCCTTTGACAAGCTGATTGATGAGGGTATTGTACATCATATTGGCGCTTCAAATCATACAGCAGCCCAGATTGTAGAATCTCTATGGATAAGTGATTCGCGAAATTTGGCAAACTATGACGCGATTCAACCGCCATATAGTTTGGCAAGAAGGGAAGAGTATGAAAAATATCTTCACCCAGTTGTAAAGAAGTACGACTTGGGAGTAACACCGTATAGCCCGCTTGGTGGGGGTTTTCTGACGGGAAAATACAGCAAGGAGGAGACACCTGATTCGAAGAGAGCAGAAAGTATCGAAAAACGGTATGCAACAGAAGAGAATTACAGAATCGTAGAAGAACTTGTAAGAATAGGCGATAATAGAGGGGCATCCATACCCCAAATTGCTCTGGCATGGATACTCACCAAAGAAAGCATTACGGCCCCAATCATAGGCGCAAGTTCGCTTGACCATTTGCATGACAATCTCGGAGCTTTGAATATTGAGTTGTCTAAAGAAGAGAAACGCGCGCTTAACGATGTGTCAGATTGGCGCGACGGCTAA
- a CDS encoding valine--tRNA ligase, translating into MPKKFSPKIQSKRWKPESEEAILDLWDDEDTYEFDSESDKTIYSVDTPPPYLSGPMHIGQMLHYCQIDQIARYRRMQGLEVNFPLGIDRNGLPVELRVEKEFGMDMHSTPRAEFVAKCREQLDKYEDEVLDGFKRLGIGFNTYEDEGSYRTDSPRYRALTQATFIDLWRKGLVYSDYRPNNWCFECGTTIADAEVEYTERPTTLTYIRFDVEGKEPLTIATTRPELLCACGAVFIHPDDDRYEDYEGETVDIPLYDKKVPIIASSTADMEFGTGALMVCSYGDQADVMAFRDYALEPVAAISPEGEMTEAAGKYEGLTIEEAKEAIIHDLEEEDLLLKQEETVQRAPLCWRSKTPIEFIAMDEYYVKQTQFVDDLKEIMDEIDFYPSHHKQILINWLNRVSVDWPVSRRRYYGTEIPIWYCNSCEEPVLPDNEELEYYQPWKEDPPFEQCPNCGASEGFRGEERTFDTWMDSSISCLQIIDYMRDEDLFEKAFGNVMRPQGKDIVRTWLYYTLLRTYQLLEEPAFKEVWISGHVVDKHGEKMSKSRGNSPPPKPFIKEYGADAIRMFGVLEAGLGSDIRFSENRLAGVSKFMTKLWNIARFISMFPIPDDLEFSDLTPVDQWILAETNHLIEVITPDCEQLDFHKPAIEIRSFAWNFFADHVLELLKGRCFNNGDLFSETEQKSAWFVLHQTLQTILRALAPITPFITDKIYRELYNDGGIHSQRYPTSNDKWTSPMTNHTELLLSVNGGFWKFKRENEMSLRQGLAEAVVPEELNPWKKDLMAMHGIDDLKLEKPENHELVEVELPESDRTIYIQAPSED; encoded by the coding sequence TTGCCAAAGAAATTCAGCCCCAAAATTCAATCCAAGCGATGGAAACCGGAATCCGAAGAGGCAATTCTGGATCTCTGGGACGATGAAGATACCTACGAGTTTGATTCTGAGTCGGATAAAACAATCTACTCTGTTGATACTCCCCCACCGTATCTCTCTGGGCCCATGCATATTGGGCAGATGCTGCACTACTGTCAGATAGATCAAATTGCCCGGTACAGAAGAATGCAGGGTCTAGAGGTCAATTTTCCTCTCGGCATAGACCGGAATGGCCTGCCTGTCGAATTGCGGGTAGAGAAAGAGTTCGGCATGGATATGCACAGCACTCCACGAGCGGAGTTTGTTGCGAAATGCCGGGAGCAACTGGACAAGTACGAAGATGAGGTGCTCGATGGTTTCAAGCGCCTCGGAATCGGATTCAATACCTATGAAGATGAGGGCTCATACCGAACCGATAGCCCTCGATATCGTGCGCTTACCCAAGCTACATTCATAGACCTGTGGAGGAAAGGCTTGGTTTACAGTGACTACCGACCAAACAATTGGTGCTTCGAGTGTGGTACCACAATTGCTGATGCAGAAGTAGAATACACAGAACGTCCCACAACACTGACCTACATTCGATTCGATGTGGAAGGAAAAGAACCGCTGACCATAGCTACTACTCGACCTGAGCTATTGTGTGCATGCGGAGCCGTCTTCATCCATCCTGATGATGATCGTTACGAAGACTACGAGGGGGAAACTGTGGATATACCTCTCTATGACAAGAAGGTACCAATCATCGCGAGTTCTACTGCAGATATGGAATTCGGGACAGGTGCTCTCATGGTGTGTAGCTATGGTGACCAAGCTGACGTCATGGCTTTCAGAGATTATGCATTGGAACCTGTTGCTGCTATATCTCCGGAGGGTGAAATGACTGAGGCTGCAGGAAAGTACGAGGGGTTGACCATTGAGGAGGCCAAAGAGGCCATAATCCACGACCTCGAGGAAGAGGATTTACTTCTGAAACAGGAGGAGACTGTACAACGAGCTCCACTCTGTTGGCGGAGCAAAACCCCCATAGAGTTCATCGCCATGGACGAGTACTATGTGAAACAGACCCAGTTTGTTGATGATTTGAAAGAAATCATGGATGAGATTGATTTCTATCCTTCCCATCACAAACAGATTCTGATTAACTGGCTCAACAGGGTATCTGTAGATTGGCCGGTAAGTCGCAGGCGATACTACGGGACGGAGATTCCGATTTGGTATTGCAACAGCTGCGAAGAACCGGTTCTACCTGATAATGAGGAGCTAGAATACTATCAACCGTGGAAAGAGGACCCACCCTTTGAACAATGTCCGAACTGTGGTGCTAGTGAAGGTTTTCGGGGCGAAGAGCGCACATTTGACACATGGATGGATTCGTCGATTTCATGCTTGCAGATTATTGACTACATGCGCGATGAAGACTTGTTTGAGAAGGCCTTTGGAAATGTGATGAGACCTCAAGGGAAAGATATTGTCAGAACTTGGCTGTACTACACTCTTCTCAGGACTTACCAGCTACTCGAAGAACCAGCTTTCAAAGAAGTATGGATTTCTGGTCATGTTGTGGACAAACATGGAGAAAAGATGAGTAAATCTCGAGGCAATTCTCCGCCCCCAAAACCATTCATTAAGGAGTATGGGGCCGACGCTATTCGCATGTTCGGTGTTCTGGAAGCGGGACTGGGTAGCGACATACGATTTTCAGAAAACCGATTGGCTGGAGTCTCCAAATTCATGACCAAGCTGTGGAATATAGCGAGATTCATCTCGATGTTTCCTATACCTGATGATCTCGAATTCAGTGACTTGACACCAGTGGATCAATGGATTCTTGCAGAAACAAACCATCTCATTGAAGTAATCACTCCTGATTGTGAGCAACTCGATTTTCACAAACCAGCTATAGAAATACGTAGCTTTGCATGGAATTTCTTTGCAGATCATGTATTGGAATTGCTCAAGGGTCGTTGTTTCAACAATGGAGATTTATTTAGTGAAACGGAACAGAAATCTGCTTGGTTTGTACTACATCAGACCCTTCAGACTATTCTGAGGGCCTTGGCCCCCATAACCCCTTTCATCACGGATAAGATTTATCGTGAACTCTACAATGATGGTGGTATTCATAGCCAAAGATATCCTACAAGCAATGACAAATGGACGTCTCCCATGACTAATCACACAGAGCTTCTACTGAGCGTCAACGGCGGATTCTGGAAGTTCAAGCGTGAGAACGAAATGTCCCTTAGACAGGGTCTAGCTGAAGCTGTCGTTCCAGAAGAATTGAACCCATGGAAGAAAGACCTTATGGCGATGCATGGTATAGACGATCTGAAGCTCGAGAAACCCGAAAATCACGAATTGGTAGAAGTGGAATTGCCCGAGTCAGATCGGACAATTTACATCCAGGCCCCATCTGAAGACTAG
- a CDS encoding OsmC family protein, giving the protein MSDETHKYRVTVNWDHDTIGDLKIAGKPDIQVASPPEFNGPEGIISPEDMFVSSATACFMTTFVAFSNKMRFEFESFSCRGEGTLERVEKGFEFTKIVLETTVEVESSDLKKKAERALELAGKYCLVSNSMKCETKHINKVEVA; this is encoded by the coding sequence TTGAGTGATGAGACTCACAAATATAGAGTGACCGTGAACTGGGACCATGATACTATAGGAGATTTGAAAATAGCAGGAAAACCCGATATACAGGTCGCATCTCCACCAGAATTCAATGGCCCTGAAGGTATAATCTCACCGGAGGATATGTTTGTATCCTCTGCAACCGCTTGTTTCATGACGACATTCGTGGCATTTTCGAATAAAATGCGATTCGAATTTGAATCATTCAGTTGTCGGGGGGAAGGCACCTTGGAACGAGTTGAAAAGGGATTTGAGTTCACGAAGATTGTTTTGGAGACCACTGTCGAAGTTGAAAGTTCGGACCTCAAGAAGAAAGCAGAAAGAGCATTGGAGTTAGCAGGGAAATATTGCCTAGTTTCCAATAGCATGAAGTGTGAAACGAAACATATCAACAAAGTAGAAGTTGCATAG
- a CDS encoding OsmC family protein codes for MTEEDRYYNTTVVWDHNGGSAVLVEGKKPIRVSRPSAFENQPNLHNPEELFVASAALCFMNSFAVFTKKMHIEFESFNVKATGRLEKVGRSFEITKIDMKSTVVINDENLRKKIERALELGDKYCFVANSMKCPREHEHEIVVE; via the coding sequence ATGACCGAAGAAGACCGTTACTACAATACGACTGTAGTATGGGATCACAATGGTGGAAGTGCTGTGCTTGTAGAAGGCAAGAAACCGATAAGAGTATCGAGGCCATCCGCATTCGAAAATCAACCGAATCTTCACAATCCAGAAGAGCTTTTCGTAGCTTCTGCCGCTCTCTGTTTCATGAACTCTTTCGCCGTATTCACCAAGAAAATGCATATCGAGTTTGAATCTTTTAATGTAAAAGCCACCGGACGCCTAGAAAAAGTCGGGCGAAGCTTCGAGATTACAAAAATCGATATGAAATCAACTGTAGTAATCAATGATGAGAATCTGCGAAAGAAAATCGAACGAGCCCTTGAGCTTGGTGACAAATACTGCTTTGTCGCAAACAGTATGAAATGCCCAAGGGAACATGAGCATGAGATTGTTGTGGAATAG